One genomic window of Raphanus sativus cultivar WK10039 unplaced genomic scaffold, ASM80110v3 Scaffold0010, whole genome shotgun sequence includes the following:
- the LOC130500672 gene encoding PITH domain-containing protein At3g04780-like, producing the protein DFIDWSGVQCLNQSSTHSLPNALKQGYREDAGLNLESDADEQLLIYIPFNQVIKLHSFAIKGPEDDGPKTVKFFSNKEHMCFSNVNDFPPSDTAELTEENLKGKPVVLKYVKFQNVRSLTIFIEDNQSGSEVTKVQKIALYGSTVETTDMKGLKKIEDH; encoded by the exons GATTTCATTGACTGGTCTGGTGTTCAATGCCTCAACCAAAGCTCAACTCACTCTTTGCCCAACGCTCTCAAGCAG GGGTATAGAGAAGATGCAGGTTTGAACTTAGAGAGTGATGCTGATGAGCAACTCCTAATCTATATTCCTTTCAACCAAGTTATCAAACTACATTCCTTTGCTATCAAAGGCCCTGAAGACGATG GTCCTAAAACAGTAAAGTTTTTCTCAAACAAAGAGCACATGTGCTTCAG CAATGTCAATGATTTTCCTCCAAGTGACACCGCTGAACTAACTGAAGAAAACCTCAAG GGAAAACCAGTGGTCCTTAAATATGTAAAGTTTCAGAACGTTCGTAG CTTGACGATCTTCATTGAAGACAACCAATCAGGTTCTGAGGTCACAAAGGTCCAGAAGATCGCTCTCTACGGTTCAAC GGTGGAGACTACTGATATGAAGGGTTTGAAAAAGATTGAAGATCACTGA
- the LOC130500679 gene encoding auxin-responsive protein IAA16, with protein sequence MINFEATELRLGLPGENHGGAMTVKNNGKRGFSETVDLKLNLSSTAVDSVSEVDLENMKEKVLKPPAKAQVVGWPPVRSFRKNVMSCQKPTTGDTIQAEEKTSGSSGVTSSASACATAAYVKVSMDGAPYLRKIDLKLYKTYQDLSDALSKMFSSFTIGNYGPQGMKDFMNESKLIDLLNGSDYVPTYEDKDGDWMLVGDVPWEMFVDSCKRIRIMKGSEAKGLAPRALEKCKNRS encoded by the exons ATGATTAACTTTGAGGCAACGGAGCTGAGGTTAGGGCTGCCGGGTGAGAATCACGGAGGAGCCATGACTGTGAAGAATAATGGGAAAAGAGGATTTTCTGAGACTGTTGATCTCAAGTTGAACCTTTCATCGACGGCTGTGGATTCAGTTTCCGAAGTTGATTTAGAGAATATGAAGGAGAAGGTCTTAAAACCACCGGCCAA GGCACAAGTTGTGGGATGGCCGCCGGTACGATCTTTCCGGAAGAACGTGATGTCATGCCAAAAGCCAACCACCGGAGATACCATCCAAGCAGAGGAAAAGACTTCCGGAAGCAGCGGAGTTACCTCCTCTGCCTCCGCTTGTGCTACCGCAGCTTACGTGAAGGTTAGCATGGACGGTGCACCGTACCTAagaaaaattgatttgaaaCTCTACAAAACTTACCAAGATCTCTCCGACGCCTTAAGCAAAATGTTCAGCTCTTTTACCATAG GCAATTATGGACCACAGGGAATGAAAGATTTTATGAATGAGAGTAAATTAATCGATCTTTTGAACGGATCAGATTACGTTCCAACTTATGAAGATAAAGATGGAGACTGGATGCTTGTAGGAGATGTACCATGGGA GATGTTTGTTGATTCATGCAAACGCATAAGAATTATGAAGGGGTCAGAAGCAAAAGGACTTG CTCCAAGGGCTTTAGAAAAATGCAAGAACAGAAGCTGA
- the LOC130500678 gene encoding uncharacterized protein LOC130500678, whose amino-acid sequence MAPDASTALAAREKVQQFLNAAITGNLEFLKNVAKQLDEGKGLKKTVESVKDANKRGALHFAAREGQTEICRYLLEELKLDADTKDEAGDTPLVHAARQGQIDTAKYLLDHGADPNIASELGATALHHAAGTGEIELLKELLSRGVPVDSQSESGTPLIWAAGHDQKDAVQVLLQHNANPNAETEDNVTPLLSAVAAGSVACLELLVKAGAKANVFAGGATPLHIAADIGDLELINCLLKAGADPNQKDEEGNRPLEVAALRENRKIVETLFPLTTKPESVSDWSVDGVLAHTESNKEQEDKSSRKAKSGESGIKKDNLPEVSPEAKAKAAEAKARGQDAFHRKDYQMAIDAYTQAIDFDPTDHTLFSNRSICWLRLGQAEHALSDAKACRELKPDWPKACFREGAALRLLQRFDEAANAFYEGVLLSPESKELIDAFREAVDAGRKFHGKDKITDKS is encoded by the exons ATGGCTCCTGATGCTTCTACTGCTCTTGCAg CGAGGGAGAAAGTTCAGCAGTTCCTGAACGCAGCTATTACTGGAAACCTTGAGTTCCTTAAGA ATGTTGCTAAGCAGCTTGATGAAGGAAAAGGCTTGAAGAAAACTGTGGAGAGTGTCAAAGACGCTAACAAACGTGGTGCGCTTCACTTCGCCGCGAGGGAAGGCCAAACTGAGATATGCAGATATCTCCTTGAAGAGCTGAAACTCGACGCCGACACAAAAGATGAAGCTG GGGATACTCCACTTGTTCATGCTGCGAGGCAAGGACAGATTGATACGGCTAAGTATCTTTTAGACCACGGAGCGGATCCTAATATCGCTAGTGAGCTAGGCGCTACTGCATTGCATCATGCAGCTGGGACAG GTGAAATCGAGTTGCTGAAGGAACTGCTTTCTAGAGGTGTTCCTGTTGATTCTCAAAGCGAGTCTGGCACGCCGTTGATATGGGCTGCTGGCCATGACCAGAAAGATGCAGTACAAGTCTTGTTACAACACAATGCTAAT CCTAACGCTGAGACTGAAGATAATGTCACACCACTGTTATCTGCAGTTGCAGCTGGTTCTGTGGCTTGCTTAGAGCTCTTGGTCAAG GCAGGTGCCAAGGCTAATGTGTTTGCTGGTGGTGCAACTCCGTTGCACATTGCTGCTGATATTGGAGATCTCGAGTTAATCAACTGTTTACTTAAAGCCGGAGCTGATCCTAATCAGAAAGACGAGGAAGGCAACAGACCATTAGAAGTTGCAGCTTTAAGAGAGAACAGGAAGATTGTTGAGACTCTCTTCCCCTTGACAACAAAACCTGAATCTGTTTCAGATTGGTCAGTAGATGGAGTTCTCGCTCACACGGAATCAAACAAAGAACAAGAGGACAAGAGCTCAAGGAAGGCCAAATCTGGAGAGAGTGGGATCAAGAAAGACAACCTTCCTGAGGTCTCTCCAGAAGCAAAGGCTAAAGCAGCAGAAGCTAAAGCGAGAGGACAAGACGCTTTCCACAGAAAGGATTACCAGATGGCCATTGACGCCTACACACAA GCTATTGATTTTGACCCTACGGATCATACTTTGTTCTCAAACCGAAGCATCTGCTGGTTGCGATTAGGACAAGCTGAGCATGCCTTGTCTGACGCCAAAGCATGCAGAGAACTAAAACCTGATTGGCCTAAAGCTTGTTTCAGAGAAGGGGCGGCTCTTCGTTTGCTACAG CGGTTTGATGAGGCAGCCAATGCTTTTTACGAGGGAGTGTTGCTTAGCCCTGAAAGCAAAGAGCTCATTGATGCTTTCAG AGAAGCTGTAGATGCCGGAAGGAAGTTTCATGGCAAGGACAAGATTACAGACAAATCATAA
- the LOC130500673 gene encoding F-box/kelch-repeat protein At3g04660-like — protein MKRAKRKETTRTNQQCLTKKEDENNQSSIVPMDLIIEILLKVPTESIARFVLVSKQWSSIIRGKEFTNLYIARSSTRMRLLFTVQMLEEQFLQSCSQNDPSSDRHRLNITPYNHVFAYSPPIRGLICRPMDLKVLVANPSTGQLFTLPRVKTNRRGVLSFLGYDPVNDVYKVLCMTVLRVHQERGSRVVSEEHQVYTLGVGQRKWRMVECKHPHLPPTRTNLPTKGLCINGILYYYAWIQNEGALISFDLISEEFNVIKLPVDNPCIVNYTGKLAIAGGINNDGALDLWVLEDASKQEWFKVSIVVPSWRDLAGTNIGYFRFRGTLSTGELMFSTPSCVNYYFISYNPKENNAKKVVVEGIGDPYNYLEVYFDHVDSPMFLSL, from the coding sequence ATGAAAAGAGCCAAGAGGAAAGAGACGACCAGGACCAATCAACAATGTCTTacgaagaaagaagatgaaaacaaTCAGTCTTCCATTGTTCCTATGGATCTCATAATAGAGATACTCCTCAAAGTTCCGACCGAATCCATAGCTCGGTTTGTCTTAGTTTCAAAACAATGGTCATCTATAATCCGAGGCAAAGAGTTCACAAATCTGTACATAGCTCGATCTTCCACTAGGATGCGTCTTCTTTTCACAGTCCAGATGCTTGAAGAGCAGTTCCTACAATCCTGCTCCCAAAATGATCCATCTTCTGATCGTCATAGGCTAAACATAACTCCATATAATCATGTGTTTGCTTATTCACCACCCATCCGCGGCTTGATCTGCCGTCCAATGGATTTGAAAGTCCTGGTTGCTAACCCTAGCACGGGCCAGCTCTTCACGTTACCTAGAGTCAAAACTAATAGAAGAGGTGTATTATCTTTCTTAGGGTATGATCCAGTGAATGATGTATACAAAGTGTTGTGCATGACTGTACTACGAGTTCATCAAGAACGAGGATCACGAGTTGTATCTGAAGAGCATCAAGTGTACACTCTAGGAGTAGGTCAACGAAAATGGAGAATGGTTGAATGTAAGCATCCACATCTTCCTCCTACTCGTACTAATTTACCTACTAAAGGGCTATGCATAAATGGGATACTGTACTATTATGCTTGGATACAAAATGAAGGAGCCTTGATAAGCTTCGATCTGATATCTGAAGAGTTTAACGTCATTAAGTTACCTGTGGATAACCCTTGCATAGTGAACTACACTGGAAAGTTAGCTATAGCGGGTGGAATTAATAATGACGGTGCACTTGACCTGTGGGTTCTTGAAGATGCCAGCAAGCAAGAATGGTTCAAAGTTTCAATCGTTGTTCCTTCTTGGAGAGATTTAGCTGGAACTAATATTGGATATTTCAGGTTCAGGGGTACACTTAGTACCGGTGAACTTATGTTTTCAACGCCCAGTTGCGTTAACTACTATTTCATTAGTTACAATCCTAAAGAAAACAATGCCAAGAAAGTTGTGGTTGAAGGTATTGGAGATCCCTATAATTATCTTGAAGTATATTTTGATCATGTAGACAGTCCTATGTTTCTGTCATTGTAA